The proteins below are encoded in one region of Silene latifolia isolate original U9 population chromosome 2, ASM4854445v1, whole genome shotgun sequence:
- the LOC141638176 gene encoding putative F-box protein At4g22030 — protein sequence MISLQACTNLSLSTNYLFSTRNLQISSINRPTTYLKKPMIVVPKLPNIDLTKNLVMQDINGVKTITSSPKNMTTDKQDDVKIKLYAILEAISDRIEMHNNVKEQRDNWNSLLLNSINMITLSAATMAGVSTMGEDNLALKVSSVVLFTAATGLLLIMNKIQPSQLAQEQRNSVRLFKQLKTRVETTLTVGNPTRLDVDGFMEQVLALDRAYPLPLLGAMLDKFPETYKPARWWPTRKPSSLNKMTSFGSNGWNKELEEEMRDIVEVIEKKDIEDYVRLGNKALKLNKMLAAAGPVLTGIAAVGAGFAGHGAVWGGVVAAVAGSMAGVVNTIEHGGQVGMVFEMYRNCGGFFNLLDETIETSLEERDFGKRENGELFEMKMALKLGRSLSELRDLADKSRKNGGFVDEFASKLF from the coding sequence ATGATTTCATTACAAGCTTGCACAAACCTCTCATTATCTACAAACTATCTCTTTTCGACCCGAAATCTTCAAATTTCGAGCATAAATCGACCCACAACATACCTAAAGAAACCCATGATTGTAGTGCCAAAGCTACCAAATATTGATCTTACCAAAAACCTAGTCATGCAGGACATAAACGGAGTAAAGACAATAACGTCTAGTCCGAAAAATATGACGACCGATAAACAAGACGACGTCAAAATCAAGCTTTACGCAATTTTAGAGGCGATTTCTGATAGAATTGAGATGCATAACAACGTGAAAGAGCAACGTGACAATTGGAATTCATTGTTGTTAAACTCTATTAACATGATCACGTTAAGTGCGGCAACAATGGCGGGTGTTTCGACCATGGGAGAAGATAACTTGGCGTTGAAGGTATCTTCCGTAGTGTTATTCACAGCTGCAACAGGATTGCTTTTAATTATGAACAAGATTCAACCTTCTCAATTAGCCCAAGAGCAGAGAAATTCGGTTAGGTTGTTCAAGCAGCTTAAAACACGAGTCGAGACCACATTGACTGTAGGGAACCCGACCCGTTTAGACGTTGACGGGTTTATGGAGCAAGTATTGGCCTTGGATAGAGCGTACCCGCTTCCCCTATTGGGAGCGATGCTTGATAAATTCCCGGAGACGTACAAGCCAGCCAGATGGTGGCCCACAAGGAAACCGTCGTCTTTGAATAAAATGACGTCGTTTGGGAGTAATGGTTGGAATAAAGAATTGGAGGAAGAAATGAGAGACATTGTTGAAGTGATTGAGAAAAAGGACATTGAGGATTATGTCAGGCTAGGTAACAAAGCattgaaattaaataaaatgttGGCGGCCGCGGGCCCGGTTCTGACCGGGATTGCGGCCGTTGGGGCAGGTTTTGCCGGGCATGGGGCCGTGTGGGGCGGGGTGGTGGCGGCTGTGGCCGGGTCGATGGCGGGTGTTGTGAACACAATAGAGCATGGAGGGCAAGTAGGGATGGTATTTGAGATGTATAGGAATTGTGGAGGGTTTTTTAATCTTTTGGATGAGACAATTGAGACAAGTTTAGAAGAAAGGGATTTTGGAAAAAGAGAAAATGGAGAATTGTTTGAGATGAAAATGGCTTTGAAATTGGGAAGGAGTTTATCAGAATTAAGGGATTTGGCTGATAAATCAAGAAAAAATGGAGGGTTTGTTGATGAATTTGCAAGCAAACTTTTTTGA